In the genome of Brienomyrus brachyistius isolate T26 chromosome 17, BBRACH_0.4, whole genome shotgun sequence, one region contains:
- the kbtbd3 gene encoding kelch repeat and BTB domain-containing protein 3 isoform X3, with the protein MSGGSQCNGALERRSMVLVAETHGQQVLSVLQGFRERGVLFDFRVLVRGECIPCHRCVLAACSDFFRAMFEVNMRERDDGSVTLSHLSPRAVRAFLDFAYTGQMEITEENVDMVFQLSSFLQVSVLSKACSDFLIRTLELHNCLQLLAIAEGYGSACLQRRALEFVTRDFYSLTKIPDFLDMSASVLETCLSADELQVPDEEAALRALLLWVGHDPEARCRLLPRLLRRVRLHQLPADVLEELIGSEALLSGDGDCACIVSSTLSGLREFAGFYPDARPATAESYIYVHKTEENGDIQHTFCYSIQADRWRELPQTHVADMPGSSLSSYGEKLFVTGGCRGNCCRAVRLHIAEPFHNATDEVWCYCPLQDSLAPVPPMQKPRTMHTSVTALDRVYVIGGKTRGARNIRSLLDVEYYDPLGRAWCGVSPLPRGIYYPEASACGSVIYVLGSEVEIADVFNPSLDCFFRYDAVADQWSQLVAEFGQFFHATLVKAVSVCDVLYLCDLSTYKVYSFCPETCVWKGEGSFECAGFNAGAIGVADKIYILGGDYSPDEITDELRLYILLVP; encoded by the exons ATGTCTGGGGGGTCCCAGTGCAACGGGGCTCTGGAGAGGAGGTCCATGGTGCTGGTGGCGGAGACGCACGGACAGCAGGTACTCAGCGTGCTCCAGGGCTTCCGGGAGAGGGGCGTCCTCTTCGACTTCCGCGTCCTGGTGCGGGGGGAGTGCATCCCCTGTCACCGCTGTGTGCTGGCAGCTTGCAGCGACTTCTTCAG GGCCATGTTCGAGGTGAACATGCGGGAGCGGGATGATGGCAGCGTCACCCTCAGCCATCTGTCCCCCCGAGCTGTCCGCGCCTTCCTGGACTTCGCCTACACGGGCCAGATGGAGATCACCGAGGAGAACGTCgacatggtcttccagctctccTCCTTCCTGCAGGTCTCCGTGCTCTCCAAGGCCTGTAGCGACTTTCTTATCCGGACGCTGGAGCTGCACAACTGCCTGCAGCTGCTGGCCATCGCCGAGGGCTACGGCTCCGCCTGCCTGCAGCGGCGCGCCCTCGAGTTTGTCACGCGTGACTTCTACTCACTTACTAAGATCCCTGATTTCCTGGACATGAGCGCCAGCGTGCTGGAGACGTGCCTGTCTGCCGACGAGCTGCAGGTGCCAGATGAGGAGGCAGCCCTGCGAGCGCTACTTCTCTGGGTTGGGCACGACCCAGAGGCCCGTTGCCGTCTCCTGCCACGCCTCCTGCGCCGGGTGCGGCTGCACCAGCTCCCCGCAGACGTGCTGGAggagctgattggctcagaggcCCTGCTGTCTGGCGACGGGGATTGCGCCTGCATTGTTAGCAGCACCCTCTCTGGCCTGCGCGAATTCGCTGGTTTCTACCCGGACGCCCGGCCCGCCACGGCCGAGAGCTACATATACGtgcacaagacagaggagaacgGTGACATCCAGCACACCTTCTGCTACAGCATCCAGGCCGACCGCTGGCGCGAGCTCCCGCAGACCCACGTGGCGGACATGCCGGGCTCCAGCCTCTCCAGCTATGGGGAGAAGTTGTTTGTCACCGGTGGCTGCCGTGGCAACTGTTGCCGGGCGGTACGCCTCCATATAGCCGAGCCATTCCACAACGCCACGGACGAGGTGTGGtgctactgccccctgcaggacagCCTGGCGCCGGTGCCACCCATGCAGAAACCGCGCACCATGCACACCTCGGTCACGGCGCTCGACCGCGTCTATGTTATCGGTGGCAAGACTCGGGGGGCCAGGAACATCCGcagcctgctggatgtggagtaCTACGACCCCCTGGGCCGAGCTTGGTGTGGCGTTAGCCCATTACCCCGGGGCATATACTACCCCGAGGCGAGTGCCTGTGGAAGCGTCATCTACGTCCTGGGGTCGGAGGTGGAGATCGCCGACGTCTTCAACCCCTCGCTGGACTGCTTCTTCCGATACGACGCCGTGGCCGATCAGTGGAGCCAGTTGGTGGCAGAGTTTGGCCAGTTCTTCCACGCCACGCTTGTGAAGGCCGTGTCCGTGTGCGACGTGCTCTACCTGTGTGACCTCTCCACGTACAAGGTGTACAGCTTCTGCCCGGAGACGTGCGTGTGGAAGGGGGAGGGCTCCTTCGAGTGCGCTGGCTTCAACGCCGGCGCCATCGGCGTCGCCGACAAGATCTACATCCTGGGCGGCGACTACTCACCGGACGAGATCACGGACGAG CTCCGTCTATACATACTGCTCGTGCCGTag
- the kbtbd3 gene encoding kelch repeat and BTB domain-containing protein 3 isoform X2, with the protein MSGGSQCNGALERRSMVLVAETHGQQVLSVLQGFRERGVLFDFRVLVRGECIPCHRCVLAACSDFFRAMFEVNMRERDDGSVTLSHLSPRAVRAFLDFAYTGQMEITEENVDMVFQLSSFLQVSVLSKACSDFLIRTLELHNCLQLLAIAEGYGSACLQRRALEFVTRDFYSLTKIPDFLDMSASVLETCLSADELQVPDEEAALRALLLWVGHDPEARCRLLPRLLRRVRLHQLPADVLEELIGSEALLSGDGDCACIVSSTLSGLREFAGFYPDARPATAESYIYVHKTEENGDIQHTFCYSIQADRWRELPQTHVADMPGSSLSSYGEKLFVTGGCRGNCCRAVRLHIAEPFHNATDEVWCYCPLQDSLAPVPPMQKPRTMHTSVTALDRVYVIGGKTRGARNIRSLLDVEYYDPLGRAWCGVSPLPRGIYYPEASACGSVIYVLGSEVEIADVFNPSLDCFFRYDAVADQWSQLVAEFGQFFHATLVKAVSVCDVLYLCDLSTYKVYSFCPETCVWKGEGSFECAGFNAGAIGVADKIYILGGDYSPDEITDEVIRFNRYRDPWKVEQ; encoded by the exons ATGTCTGGGGGGTCCCAGTGCAACGGGGCTCTGGAGAGGAGGTCCATGGTGCTGGTGGCGGAGACGCACGGACAGCAGGTACTCAGCGTGCTCCAGGGCTTCCGGGAGAGGGGCGTCCTCTTCGACTTCCGCGTCCTGGTGCGGGGGGAGTGCATCCCCTGTCACCGCTGTGTGCTGGCAGCTTGCAGCGACTTCTTCAG GGCCATGTTCGAGGTGAACATGCGGGAGCGGGATGATGGCAGCGTCACCCTCAGCCATCTGTCCCCCCGAGCTGTCCGCGCCTTCCTGGACTTCGCCTACACGGGCCAGATGGAGATCACCGAGGAGAACGTCgacatggtcttccagctctccTCCTTCCTGCAGGTCTCCGTGCTCTCCAAGGCCTGTAGCGACTTTCTTATCCGGACGCTGGAGCTGCACAACTGCCTGCAGCTGCTGGCCATCGCCGAGGGCTACGGCTCCGCCTGCCTGCAGCGGCGCGCCCTCGAGTTTGTCACGCGTGACTTCTACTCACTTACTAAGATCCCTGATTTCCTGGACATGAGCGCCAGCGTGCTGGAGACGTGCCTGTCTGCCGACGAGCTGCAGGTGCCAGATGAGGAGGCAGCCCTGCGAGCGCTACTTCTCTGGGTTGGGCACGACCCAGAGGCCCGTTGCCGTCTCCTGCCACGCCTCCTGCGCCGGGTGCGGCTGCACCAGCTCCCCGCAGACGTGCTGGAggagctgattggctcagaggcCCTGCTGTCTGGCGACGGGGATTGCGCCTGCATTGTTAGCAGCACCCTCTCTGGCCTGCGCGAATTCGCTGGTTTCTACCCGGACGCCCGGCCCGCCACGGCCGAGAGCTACATATACGtgcacaagacagaggagaacgGTGACATCCAGCACACCTTCTGCTACAGCATCCAGGCCGACCGCTGGCGCGAGCTCCCGCAGACCCACGTGGCGGACATGCCGGGCTCCAGCCTCTCCAGCTATGGGGAGAAGTTGTTTGTCACCGGTGGCTGCCGTGGCAACTGTTGCCGGGCGGTACGCCTCCATATAGCCGAGCCATTCCACAACGCCACGGACGAGGTGTGGtgctactgccccctgcaggacagCCTGGCGCCGGTGCCACCCATGCAGAAACCGCGCACCATGCACACCTCGGTCACGGCGCTCGACCGCGTCTATGTTATCGGTGGCAAGACTCGGGGGGCCAGGAACATCCGcagcctgctggatgtggagtaCTACGACCCCCTGGGCCGAGCTTGGTGTGGCGTTAGCCCATTACCCCGGGGCATATACTACCCCGAGGCGAGTGCCTGTGGAAGCGTCATCTACGTCCTGGGGTCGGAGGTGGAGATCGCCGACGTCTTCAACCCCTCGCTGGACTGCTTCTTCCGATACGACGCCGTGGCCGATCAGTGGAGCCAGTTGGTGGCAGAGTTTGGCCAGTTCTTCCACGCCACGCTTGTGAAGGCCGTGTCCGTGTGCGACGTGCTCTACCTGTGTGACCTCTCCACGTACAAGGTGTACAGCTTCTGCCCGGAGACGTGCGTGTGGAAGGGGGAGGGCTCCTTCGAGTGCGCTGGCTTCAACGCCGGCGCCATCGGCGTCGCCGACAAGATCTACATCCTGGGCGGCGACTACTCACCGGACGAGATCACGGACGAG GTCATACGCTTCAATCGCTACCGGGACCCTTGGAAGGTGGAGCAGTGA
- the kbtbd3 gene encoding kelch repeat and BTB domain-containing protein 3 isoform X1 → MSGGSQCNGALERRSMVLVAETHGQQVLSVLQGFRERGVLFDFRVLVRGECIPCHRCVLAACSDFFRAMFEVNMRERDDGSVTLSHLSPRAVRAFLDFAYTGQMEITEENVDMVFQLSSFLQVSVLSKACSDFLIRTLELHNCLQLLAIAEGYGSACLQRRALEFVTRDFYSLTKIPDFLDMSASVLETCLSADELQVPDEEAALRALLLWVGHDPEARCRLLPRLLRRVRLHQLPADVLEELIGSEALLSGDGDCACIVSSTLSGLREFAGFYPDARPATAESYIYVHKTEENGDIQHTFCYSIQADRWRELPQTHVADMPGSSLSSYGEKLFVTGGCRGNCCRAVRLHIAEPFHNATDEVWCYCPLQDSLAPVPPMQKPRTMHTSVTALDRVYVIGGKTRGARNIRSLLDVEYYDPLGRAWCGVSPLPRGIYYPEASACGSVIYVLGSEVEIADVFNPSLDCFFRYDAVADQWSQLVAEFGQFFHATLVKAVSVCDVLYLCDLSTYKVYSFCPETCVWKGEGSFECAGFNAGAIGVADKIYILGGDYSPDEITDEVQVYHSGRSEWEEVSPMPRALTEFHCQVIRFNRYRDPWKVEQ, encoded by the exons ATGTCTGGGGGGTCCCAGTGCAACGGGGCTCTGGAGAGGAGGTCCATGGTGCTGGTGGCGGAGACGCACGGACAGCAGGTACTCAGCGTGCTCCAGGGCTTCCGGGAGAGGGGCGTCCTCTTCGACTTCCGCGTCCTGGTGCGGGGGGAGTGCATCCCCTGTCACCGCTGTGTGCTGGCAGCTTGCAGCGACTTCTTCAG GGCCATGTTCGAGGTGAACATGCGGGAGCGGGATGATGGCAGCGTCACCCTCAGCCATCTGTCCCCCCGAGCTGTCCGCGCCTTCCTGGACTTCGCCTACACGGGCCAGATGGAGATCACCGAGGAGAACGTCgacatggtcttccagctctccTCCTTCCTGCAGGTCTCCGTGCTCTCCAAGGCCTGTAGCGACTTTCTTATCCGGACGCTGGAGCTGCACAACTGCCTGCAGCTGCTGGCCATCGCCGAGGGCTACGGCTCCGCCTGCCTGCAGCGGCGCGCCCTCGAGTTTGTCACGCGTGACTTCTACTCACTTACTAAGATCCCTGATTTCCTGGACATGAGCGCCAGCGTGCTGGAGACGTGCCTGTCTGCCGACGAGCTGCAGGTGCCAGATGAGGAGGCAGCCCTGCGAGCGCTACTTCTCTGGGTTGGGCACGACCCAGAGGCCCGTTGCCGTCTCCTGCCACGCCTCCTGCGCCGGGTGCGGCTGCACCAGCTCCCCGCAGACGTGCTGGAggagctgattggctcagaggcCCTGCTGTCTGGCGACGGGGATTGCGCCTGCATTGTTAGCAGCACCCTCTCTGGCCTGCGCGAATTCGCTGGTTTCTACCCGGACGCCCGGCCCGCCACGGCCGAGAGCTACATATACGtgcacaagacagaggagaacgGTGACATCCAGCACACCTTCTGCTACAGCATCCAGGCCGACCGCTGGCGCGAGCTCCCGCAGACCCACGTGGCGGACATGCCGGGCTCCAGCCTCTCCAGCTATGGGGAGAAGTTGTTTGTCACCGGTGGCTGCCGTGGCAACTGTTGCCGGGCGGTACGCCTCCATATAGCCGAGCCATTCCACAACGCCACGGACGAGGTGTGGtgctactgccccctgcaggacagCCTGGCGCCGGTGCCACCCATGCAGAAACCGCGCACCATGCACACCTCGGTCACGGCGCTCGACCGCGTCTATGTTATCGGTGGCAAGACTCGGGGGGCCAGGAACATCCGcagcctgctggatgtggagtaCTACGACCCCCTGGGCCGAGCTTGGTGTGGCGTTAGCCCATTACCCCGGGGCATATACTACCCCGAGGCGAGTGCCTGTGGAAGCGTCATCTACGTCCTGGGGTCGGAGGTGGAGATCGCCGACGTCTTCAACCCCTCGCTGGACTGCTTCTTCCGATACGACGCCGTGGCCGATCAGTGGAGCCAGTTGGTGGCAGAGTTTGGCCAGTTCTTCCACGCCACGCTTGTGAAGGCCGTGTCCGTGTGCGACGTGCTCTACCTGTGTGACCTCTCCACGTACAAGGTGTACAGCTTCTGCCCGGAGACGTGCGTGTGGAAGGGGGAGGGCTCCTTCGAGTGCGCTGGCTTCAACGCCGGCGCCATCGGCGTCGCCGACAAGATCTACATCCTGGGCGGCGACTACTCACCGGACGAGATCACGGACGAGGTACAGGTGTACCACAGCGGCCGCTCTGAGTGGGAGGAAGTGTCACCCATGCCCCGGGCACTCACCGAGTTCCACTGTCAGGTCATACGCTTCAATCGCTACCGGGACCCTTGGAAGGTGGAGCAGTGA
- the kbtbd3 gene encoding kelch repeat and BTB domain-containing protein 3 isoform X4, with translation MFEVNMRERDDGSVTLSHLSPRAVRAFLDFAYTGQMEITEENVDMVFQLSSFLQVSVLSKACSDFLIRTLELHNCLQLLAIAEGYGSACLQRRALEFVTRDFYSLTKIPDFLDMSASVLETCLSADELQVPDEEAALRALLLWVGHDPEARCRLLPRLLRRVRLHQLPADVLEELIGSEALLSGDGDCACIVSSTLSGLREFAGFYPDARPATAESYIYVHKTEENGDIQHTFCYSIQADRWRELPQTHVADMPGSSLSSYGEKLFVTGGCRGNCCRAVRLHIAEPFHNATDEVWCYCPLQDSLAPVPPMQKPRTMHTSVTALDRVYVIGGKTRGARNIRSLLDVEYYDPLGRAWCGVSPLPRGIYYPEASACGSVIYVLGSEVEIADVFNPSLDCFFRYDAVADQWSQLVAEFGQFFHATLVKAVSVCDVLYLCDLSTYKVYSFCPETCVWKGEGSFECAGFNAGAIGVADKIYILGGDYSPDEITDEVQVYHSGRSEWEEVSPMPRALTEFHCQVIRFNRYRDPWKVEQ, from the coding sequence ATGTTCGAGGTGAACATGCGGGAGCGGGATGATGGCAGCGTCACCCTCAGCCATCTGTCCCCCCGAGCTGTCCGCGCCTTCCTGGACTTCGCCTACACGGGCCAGATGGAGATCACCGAGGAGAACGTCgacatggtcttccagctctccTCCTTCCTGCAGGTCTCCGTGCTCTCCAAGGCCTGTAGCGACTTTCTTATCCGGACGCTGGAGCTGCACAACTGCCTGCAGCTGCTGGCCATCGCCGAGGGCTACGGCTCCGCCTGCCTGCAGCGGCGCGCCCTCGAGTTTGTCACGCGTGACTTCTACTCACTTACTAAGATCCCTGATTTCCTGGACATGAGCGCCAGCGTGCTGGAGACGTGCCTGTCTGCCGACGAGCTGCAGGTGCCAGATGAGGAGGCAGCCCTGCGAGCGCTACTTCTCTGGGTTGGGCACGACCCAGAGGCCCGTTGCCGTCTCCTGCCACGCCTCCTGCGCCGGGTGCGGCTGCACCAGCTCCCCGCAGACGTGCTGGAggagctgattggctcagaggcCCTGCTGTCTGGCGACGGGGATTGCGCCTGCATTGTTAGCAGCACCCTCTCTGGCCTGCGCGAATTCGCTGGTTTCTACCCGGACGCCCGGCCCGCCACGGCCGAGAGCTACATATACGtgcacaagacagaggagaacgGTGACATCCAGCACACCTTCTGCTACAGCATCCAGGCCGACCGCTGGCGCGAGCTCCCGCAGACCCACGTGGCGGACATGCCGGGCTCCAGCCTCTCCAGCTATGGGGAGAAGTTGTTTGTCACCGGTGGCTGCCGTGGCAACTGTTGCCGGGCGGTACGCCTCCATATAGCCGAGCCATTCCACAACGCCACGGACGAGGTGTGGtgctactgccccctgcaggacagCCTGGCGCCGGTGCCACCCATGCAGAAACCGCGCACCATGCACACCTCGGTCACGGCGCTCGACCGCGTCTATGTTATCGGTGGCAAGACTCGGGGGGCCAGGAACATCCGcagcctgctggatgtggagtaCTACGACCCCCTGGGCCGAGCTTGGTGTGGCGTTAGCCCATTACCCCGGGGCATATACTACCCCGAGGCGAGTGCCTGTGGAAGCGTCATCTACGTCCTGGGGTCGGAGGTGGAGATCGCCGACGTCTTCAACCCCTCGCTGGACTGCTTCTTCCGATACGACGCCGTGGCCGATCAGTGGAGCCAGTTGGTGGCAGAGTTTGGCCAGTTCTTCCACGCCACGCTTGTGAAGGCCGTGTCCGTGTGCGACGTGCTCTACCTGTGTGACCTCTCCACGTACAAGGTGTACAGCTTCTGCCCGGAGACGTGCGTGTGGAAGGGGGAGGGCTCCTTCGAGTGCGCTGGCTTCAACGCCGGCGCCATCGGCGTCGCCGACAAGATCTACATCCTGGGCGGCGACTACTCACCGGACGAGATCACGGACGAGGTACAGGTGTACCACAGCGGCCGCTCTGAGTGGGAGGAAGTGTCACCCATGCCCCGGGCACTCACCGAGTTCCACTGTCAGGTCATACGCTTCAATCGCTACCGGGACCCTTGGAAGGTGGAGCAGTGA